Proteins encoded by one window of Arachis hypogaea cultivar Tifrunner chromosome 1, arahy.Tifrunner.gnm2.J5K5, whole genome shotgun sequence:
- the LOC112802605 gene encoding O-fucosyltransferase 29 — protein sequence MGVGSKVWSLRSFLCSKQPQLLHPDKNNNSNGSINHNHNHHSHMCWRSSVAKPTSWSMVCGFMLFGLGLISLLTGHMASHVEWYSQRFVHRTLHSAQDGSERAPIDIWESQYSRYYYGCKERGRNFAPAVSERKSNGYLLIATSGGLNQQRTGITDAVVVARILNATLVVPELDHHSFWKDDSDFNNIFDINWFITYLAKDITIVKRVPDKVMRSMDKPPYTMRVPRKSEPEYYHDQVLPILLRRRVLQLTKFDFRLANDLDDELQRLRCRVNYHALRYTKPIRQFGQKLVMRMRKMANRFIAVHLRFEPDMLAFSGCYFGGGEKERQELGEIRKRWTTLPDLSPDGERKRGKCPLTPHEVGLMLRALGFANDTYLYVASGEIYGGDETMQPLKDLFPNIYTKEMLAGEELKPFLPFSSRLAAIDYIVCDESNVFVTNNNGNMAKILAGRRRYMGHKRTIRPNAKRLSTLFMEQHQMDWDTFAEKVKASQRGFMGEPDEIRPGRGEFHEYPSICICEKPYIDQALSEDVFRPPKLAAENLTVKEDSSLDEENEDSIRLPKQSVGRARRW from the exons ATGGGTGTTGGCAGCAAAGTTTGGAGCTTGAGGAGCTTCTTGTGTTCAAAGCAACCTCAGTTGCTGCACCCTGATAAAAATAACAATAGTAATGGGAGCATTAACCATAACCATAACCACCATAGCCACATGTGTTGGAGATCCAGCGTGGCGAAACCCACATCGTGGTCCATGGTTTGCGGGTTCATGCTGTTCGGGTTGGGTCTAATCTCACTCTTAACGGGTCACATGGCTTCTCATGTTGAATGGTACTCCCAAAGATTCGTCCATCGCACTCTCCACTCAGCACAG GATGGAAGTGAGCGTGCGCCAATTGATATTTGGGAATCACAGTATTCTAGGTATTACTATGGATGTAAAGAAAGGGGGCGTAATTTTGCTC CTGCTGTATCCGAGCGTAAGTCAAATGGCTACTTGCTTATAGCAACAAGTGGAGGACTGAACCAACAAAGAACTGGG ATTACGGATGCCGTTGTTGTTGCACGAATTCTTAATGCTAcattagttgtaccggagttggaTCATCATTCTTTTTGGAAGGATGATAG TGACTTCAACAATATTTTTGATATAAATTGGTTCATTACATATCTTGCAAAGGATATTACCATTGTTAAAAGAGTTCCTGATAAGGTCATGCGATCAATGGATAAACCACCATATACAATGCGTGTTCCGAGGAAATCCGAACCTGAATATTATCATGATCAAGTTTTGCCAATACTCTTGAGACGACGG GTTTTGCAATTGACGAAGTTTGACTTTAGACTAGCAAATGACCTAGATGATGAACTACAAAGATTACGTTGTCGTGTTAATTATCATGCTCTGAGATACACGAAACCTATACGACAGTTTGGTCAAAAACTTGTTATGAGAATGCGAAAGATGGCAAACCGTTTTATAGCCGTCCATTTGAG GTTTGAGCCAGATATGCTGGCATTTTCAGGTTGTTATTTTGGTGGGGGTGAAAAAGAAAGACAAGAGCTCGGGGAAATCAGAAAAAGGTGGACAACGTTGCCT GATTTGAGCCCTGATGGAGAGCGAAAGCGTGGAAAATGTCCTCTTACTCCTCATGAGGTGGGGTTGATGCTCCGAGCACTTGGTTTTGCAAATGATACCTACCTATATGTTGCATCAGGAGAAATATACGGAGGGGATGAGACCATGCAGCCTCTGAAAGATCTTTTCCCTAACATCTATACAAAAGAGATGCTTGCAGGGGAAGAGCTGAAACCTTTTCTTCCATTCTCTTCTCGCCTTGCTGCTATTGACTACATTGTGTGCGATGAAAGCAATGTATTTGTCACTAACAACAATGGCAACATGGCCAAGATTCTTGCCGGTCGAAG GAGGTACATGGGTCACAAAAGAACTATCAGACCAAATGCCAAGAGGCTTAGCACTCTATTCATGGAGCAGCATCAGATGGACTGGGACACTTTCGCCGAAAAGGTTAAGGCATCTCAACGAGGATTCATGGGAGAGCCAGATGAGATCAGGCCTGGACGCGGCGAATTTCATGAGTATCCAAGTATTTGTATATGTGAGAAACCATATATTGATCAAGCACTCAGTGAAGATGTGTTCCGGCCTCCTAAACTTGCAGCCGAAAACCTGACAGTGAAAGAGGATTCCTCATTGgatgaagaaaatgaagatagtaTTCGACTACCTAAGCAAAGTGTAGGAAGGGCCAGAAGGTGGTAA